The following are encoded together in the Lactuca sativa cultivar Salinas chromosome 1, Lsat_Salinas_v11, whole genome shotgun sequence genome:
- the LOC111909161 gene encoding pentatricopeptide repeat-containing protein At4g21065 codes for MLIRVQATAKLKRWTLSHDKLLFSSLTTIVDSDSSSGSRQQCRSSYHSQTTHHRHLPPKLHLTNRSPLDYQHILKIFIARRAIQPGRQLHAHLCLIGLGNDTILGTKLVDLYCSCNHLSNAHLLFDRISKRNAFLWNVLIRGYAWNGPYNAAISLYYEMINKGVIPDNFTFPFVLKACSNLSAIDTGRDVHDHVVRTGWETDVFVGAALIDMYAKCGNVNNARQVFDKILQRDVVVWNSMLAAYAQNSHPEDCLVLCSEMASNMVRPTVATLVTTISAAADMASLPQGRELHGHSWRQGFYFQGKVKTALVDMYAKSGYVKVARILFNQLSEKRIASWNAMITGYAMHGHATEALNLFEKMTCEANPDHITFVGVLSACNHGGLLQKGREYFESMIHNYKIEPTVQHYSSIIDLIGHYGRLDEAYNMIKNMTIIPDAGVWGALLNSCKIHGNVELGELALEKLTELEPDEPGNYVIMSNIYAQAGRYSGVEKLRELMTKRELKKDVACSWIEVNNKVNAFLSGDTSHPMSDEIDAELKRVEKLMSEAGYVPNTTPVFHDVDDDEKIRMVCRHSERLAIAFGLISTPPRSRLLITKNLRVCEDCHVAIKFISKITEREIVCRDLNRYHHFKDGMCSCGDYW; via the coding sequence TCCTCCGAAGCTCCACCTGACCAATCGTTCTCCATTAGATTACCAACATATCCTAAAAATATTCATTGCTCGAAGGGCGATTCAGCCAGGTAGACAGCTTCATGCACATCTTTGCTTAATTGGTCTTGGAAACGACACAATTTTAGGTACTAAACTCGTTGATTTATACTGTTCGTGCAACCATTTGTCTAATGCCCACCTACTATTCGATAGAATTTCTAAACGAAATGCCTTTCTTTGGAACGTTTTGATTCGTGGGTATGCTTGGAACGGCCCTTACAATGCTGCGATTTCGCTGTATTATGAAATGATCAATAAGGGCGTTATTCCTGATAATTTTACATTCCCGTTTGTTCTCAAAGCATGTTCGAATCTTAGTGCGATCGATACTGGGCGGGATGTTCATGACCATGTGGTGAGAACGGGATGGGAAACGGATGTTTTTGTGGGTGCAGCTTTAATCGATATGTATGCAAAATGTGGAAACGTCAATAATGCACGTCAGGTGTTTGATAAAATACTCCAAAGAGATGTTGTCGTATGGAACTCCATGCTTGCTGCATACGCTCAAAACAGTCACCCTGAAGACTGCTTGGTTTTGTGCAGTGAAATGGCCTCAAACATGGTGAGACCAACTGTCGCGACTCTTGTCACCACCATCTCCGCTGCTGCTGACATGGCATCCCTCCCACAAGGCAGAGAGCTTCATGGGCATAGCTGGAGACAAGGGTTTTACTTTCAAGGCAAAGTAAAAACCGCACTTGTTGATATGTATGCCAAAAGTGGATACGTGAaggtagccagaattctcttcaATCAATTATCAGAAAAACGTATTGCTTCTTGGAACGCCATGATTACAGGGTACGCAATGCATGGACATGCAACCGAAGCGCTAAATTTGTTCGAAAAAATGACATGTGAAGCCAATCCCGATCACATAACTTTTGTCGGTGTTCTCTCTGCTTGTAACCATGGAGGTTTGCTACAAAAAGGGAGAGAATATTTCGAATCAATGATCCACAATTACAAAATAGAACCAACCGTTCAACACTATTCGTCTATCATCGATCTAATCGGCCATTATGGCCGATTAGACGAAGCGTATAACATGATCAAGAATATGACAATCATCCCAGACGCCGGTGTATGGGGGGCACTGTTAAATTCCTGTAAAATCCATGGAAATGTCGAGCTTGGTGAACTTGCATTAGAAAAGTTGACCGAGCTCGAACCAGATGAACCTGGAAACTATGTGATCATGTCGAATATTTACGCGCAAGCCGGGCGGTATTCGGGAGTGGAAAAGCTTCGGGAGCTAATGACAAAGCGGGAACTTAAAAAAGACGTCGCGTGTAGTTGGATTGAAGTCAACAATAAAGTGAACGCGTTTCTTTCGGGTGATACGAGTCATCCTATGTCCGATGAGATAGATGCGGAactaaaaagggttgaaaagttgaTGAGTGAAGCCGGATATGTTCCTAACACTACACCCGTGTTTCATGATGTGGATGATGATGAGAAGATAAGGATGGTGTGTAGGCATAGTGAGAGGCTAGCGATTGCTTTTGGGTTGATTAGTACTCCACCTCGGAGTAGACTTTTGATCACGAAAAATCTTCGGGTTTGTGAGGATTGTCATGTTGCAATTAAGTTTATATCCAAGATTACTGAGAGGGAGATTGTGTGTAGAGATTTAAATCGGTACCATCATTTCAAAGATGGTATGTGTTCTTGTGGAGATTATTGGTGA